From the genome of Vicia villosa cultivar HV-30 ecotype Madison, WI linkage group LG2, Vvil1.0, whole genome shotgun sequence, one region includes:
- the LOC131653226 gene encoding uncharacterized protein LOC131653226 has product MSASVPQREEQTENVSNRIIPKLLIQCEECKSNPSKYKCPGCSIQSCSLPCVKAHKVRTGCNGKRNQTEFVPISQFNDNILLSDYNLLEDVKRVAEVASRTRTKLGVSTPYFKLPRYLKSLQHAARSRNTNLLFLPNGMSKRENNRTQFDNRKKSIHWTIEWRFHSTNIVLHDHGVHENSSFDTILEKHLEPGPWNHQLKEFCNQRDHLKLFIRKYPKGPKSPFKELDMKAPIRQQLENVVILEYPVVFVFLPSHTINFEVIKNVIPSTPKSPQKDSEVNLIPEGVSFREEEIEDDNNFDDPMVFDLLKHAESSPSHQVLTENTLSEKALNDSLYIPVFEGDIEGNLSPPSFIDTAFPQLPESEMFDFERVLYDDSYGFDCEFPQGFPDFDCEFPKKDENEIDVFDDVDKLHQQVQSEQLEEGEIPD; this is encoded by the exons ATGTCTGCTTCTGTTCCTCAAAGAGAAGAACAAACAGAGAATGTTTCTAATAGAATCATTCCCAAATTGCTAATCCAGTGTGAAGAATGCAAATCCAACCCCTCAAAGTACAAGTGCCCGGGTTGCTCGATACAATCGTGCAGTCTTCCTTGTGTAAAAGCTCACAAAGTTCGGACCGGGTGTAACGGCAAGAGGAACCAGACTGAATTTGTTCCTATTTCACAGTTTAATGACAATATATTGTTATCTG ATTATAATTTGCTGGAGGATGTGAAGAGAGTGGCTGAAGTTGCTTCGAGAACGAGAACAAAGTTAGGCGTGTCTACTCCATATTTTAAGTTACCCCGTTACCTCAAAAGCCTGCAACATGCTGCTAGAAGCCGGAACACAAATCTATTGTTTCTCCCTAATGGAATGTCTAAAAGAGAGAATAATCGGACTCAATTTGACAATCG GAAGAAGTCTATACATTGGACAATAGAATGGCGTTTTCACTCGACAAATATTGTTTTACACGACCACGG TGTTCATGAAAATTCAAGCTTTGACACCATTCTAGAGAAGCACCTCGAACCAGGTCCTTGGAATCATCAACTAAAAGAGTTTTGTAACCAACGAGATCATCTCAAGCTCTTTATTCGTAAATATCCAAAG GGTCCCAAGTCACCCTTCAAAGAATTGGATATGAAAGCACCAATCAGACAACAATTGGAAAATGTAGTCATTTTGGAGTATCctgttgtttttgttttcttgCCGTCTCACACTATCAATTTCGAAGTTATTAAGAACGTCATTCCTAGTACACCTAAATCACCACAAAAAGATAGTGAAGTTAACCTAATTCCAGAAGGTGTATCGTTCCGGGAAGAAGAGATTGAAGATGACAACAACTTTGATGATCCTATGGTTTTTGATCTTTTGAAGCATGCAGAATCAAGTCCATCACATCAAGTGCTTACTGAAAATACGCTTTCTGAGAAAGCACTAAATGATTCATTATATATACCCGTTTTTGAAGGAGACATTGAGGGAAATCTTTCGCCCCCATCTTTCATAGAcacggctttcccacaattgccTGAATCTGAGATGTTTGactttgaacgagtattgtatgaTGATTCCTATGGTTTTGATTGTGAATTTCCTCAAGGCTTCCCAGATTTTGATTGTGAATTTCCAAAGAAAGATGAAAATGAAATAGATGTGTTTGACGACGTTGACAAGCTCCATCAGCAAGTGCAGTCAGAGCAATTGGAGGAAGGGGAAATTCCGGATTGA
- the LOC131647634 gene encoding uncharacterized protein LOC131647634 isoform X4: MEGFVEIEVHESCLCLEDEVDVTYEFDAPMFFDFSKPESFLDDCEAEQWFEFATSYPPSPFVSKLKWGNGGDIENENGCVDPQQVSTMEDNDGRGVKNCYKKSQDTLDGKVKTLNRSSSAKSKVFTFMKPTASHLAKLKNPPEVQTSQHFRSRNQEKSSSSIDCPLTKRQKLEAGYLRKAAHLKHQTLLIHKKNKAVDRADLNLASKPNATVPREPNLQTALRAQRHKSRIITESGEHTKSGFQVPKARSLTKKGGGTLNTSSISNSEIRTSSRQENCRMISKLRASTDDKKLASKGERGVFRNIKVFPLEENDKRFQDEPPTELLSKLSLTSEAKQTAKSQSTEKSISKVHLS, translated from the exons ATGGAAGGGTTCGTGGAGATTGAGGTTCATGAGTCTTGTTTGTGTTTGGAGGATGAGGTTGATGTTACGTATGAATTTGATGCTCCTATGTTTTTTGATTTTTCCAAACCGGAATCGTTTTTGGATGATTGTGAAGCGGAACAATGGTTTGAATTTGCAACAAGTTATCCACCTTCAC CATTTGTATCCAAGCTTAAATGGGGAAATGGTGGTGATATAGAAAATGAGAATGGATGTGTTGATCCTCAACAAGTTTCAACAATGGAAGATAATGATGGTAGAG GAGTTAAAAATTGCTATAAAAAATCACAAGATACTTTAGACGGTAAGGTAAAGACTCTAAACAGATCAAGTTCAGCAAAATCTAAAGTTTTTACATTTATGAAACCAACTGCAAGTCATTTGGCCAAGCTGAAGaaccctccagaagttcaaaCCTCTCAACATTTCAGAAG TAGGAATCAGGAAAAAAGTTCTTCATCTATAGACTGTCCATTAACCAAAAGGCAGAAGCTTGAGGCCGGTTACTTGCGCAAG GCTGCACACTTGAAGCATCAAACTCTTCTTATACATAAGAAAAATAAAGCG GTTGATCGTGCCGATTTAAATTTAGCCTCTAAACCGAATGCTACTGTTCCTAGAGAACCTAATCTCCAAACAGCACTCAGAGCACAAAGACACAA GTCTAGAATTATTACTGAATCCGGTGAACATACAAAATCGGGTTTTCAGGTTCCTAAAGCGCGGTCCTTAACTAAAAAA GGTGGAGGTACTTTGAACACAAGTTCCATCTCAAATAGTGAAATCAG GACAAGCTCAAGACAGGAGAACTGCAGAATGATTAGCAAACTCCGAGCTAGCACCGATGATAAG AAACTCGCAAGTAAAGGAGAAAGAGGTGTTTTTCGGAATATCAAAGTATTTCCGTTG GAAGAAAACGACAAGAGATTTCAAGATGAACCACCAACAGAATTACTTAGCAAG CTTTCCCTAACTTCTGAAGCCAAACAAACTGCAAAATCACAATCAACGGAGAAATCAATTTCTAAGGTCCATctctcttg A
- the LOC131647634 gene encoding uncharacterized protein LOC131647634 isoform X1, with translation MEGFVEIEVHESCLCLEDEVDVTYEFDAPMFFDFSKPESFLDDCEAEQWFEFATSYPPSPFVSKLKWGNGGDIENENGCVDPQQVSTMEDNDGRGVKNCYKKSQDTLDGKVKTLNRSSSAKSKVFTFMKPTASHLAKLKNPPEVQTSQHFRSRNQEKSSSSIDCPLTKRQKLEAGYLRKAAHLKHQTLLIHKKNKAVDRADLNLASKPNATVPREPNLQTALRAQRHKSRIITESGEHTKSGFQVPKARSLTKKGGGTLNTSSISNSEIRTSSRQENCRMISKLRASTDDKKLASKGERGVFRNIKVFPLEENDKRFQDEPPTELLSKLSLTSEAKQTAKSQSTEKSISKSSKENRCESPRQEHEMMNLVKEEIQRLCGKQYQCAQEMGSLVTMQTCKLEVGH, from the exons ATGGAAGGGTTCGTGGAGATTGAGGTTCATGAGTCTTGTTTGTGTTTGGAGGATGAGGTTGATGTTACGTATGAATTTGATGCTCCTATGTTTTTTGATTTTTCCAAACCGGAATCGTTTTTGGATGATTGTGAAGCGGAACAATGGTTTGAATTTGCAACAAGTTATCCACCTTCAC CATTTGTATCCAAGCTTAAATGGGGAAATGGTGGTGATATAGAAAATGAGAATGGATGTGTTGATCCTCAACAAGTTTCAACAATGGAAGATAATGATGGTAGAG GAGTTAAAAATTGCTATAAAAAATCACAAGATACTTTAGACGGTAAGGTAAAGACTCTAAACAGATCAAGTTCAGCAAAATCTAAAGTTTTTACATTTATGAAACCAACTGCAAGTCATTTGGCCAAGCTGAAGaaccctccagaagttcaaaCCTCTCAACATTTCAGAAG TAGGAATCAGGAAAAAAGTTCTTCATCTATAGACTGTCCATTAACCAAAAGGCAGAAGCTTGAGGCCGGTTACTTGCGCAAG GCTGCACACTTGAAGCATCAAACTCTTCTTATACATAAGAAAAATAAAGCG GTTGATCGTGCCGATTTAAATTTAGCCTCTAAACCGAATGCTACTGTTCCTAGAGAACCTAATCTCCAAACAGCACTCAGAGCACAAAGACACAA GTCTAGAATTATTACTGAATCCGGTGAACATACAAAATCGGGTTTTCAGGTTCCTAAAGCGCGGTCCTTAACTAAAAAA GGTGGAGGTACTTTGAACACAAGTTCCATCTCAAATAGTGAAATCAG GACAAGCTCAAGACAGGAGAACTGCAGAATGATTAGCAAACTCCGAGCTAGCACCGATGATAAG AAACTCGCAAGTAAAGGAGAAAGAGGTGTTTTTCGGAATATCAAAGTATTTCCGTTG GAAGAAAACGACAAGAGATTTCAAGATGAACCACCAACAGAATTACTTAGCAAG CTTTCCCTAACTTCTGAAGCCAAACAAACTGCAAAATCACAATCAACGGAGAAATCAATTTCTAAG AGCTCGAAAGAGAATAGATGTGAATCGCCGCGCCAAGAGCACGAG ATGATGAATTtggtgaaagaagaaattcagagATTATGTGGCAAGCAGTATCAATGTGCTCAAGAAATGGGGTCCCTTGTGACAATGCAGACATGTAAGTTG GAAGTCGGACACTGA
- the LOC131647634 gene encoding uncharacterized protein LOC131647634 isoform X2, which translates to MEGFVEIEVHESCLCLEDEVDVTYEFDAPMFFDFSKPESFLDDCEAEQWFEFATSYPPSPFVSKLKWGNGGDIENENGCVDPQQVSTMEDNDGRGVKNCYKKSQDTLDGKVKTLNRSSSAKSKVFTFMKPTASHLAKLKNPPEVQTSQHFRRNQEKSSSSIDCPLTKRQKLEAGYLRKAAHLKHQTLLIHKKNKAVDRADLNLASKPNATVPREPNLQTALRAQRHKSRIITESGEHTKSGFQVPKARSLTKKGGGTLNTSSISNSEIRTSSRQENCRMISKLRASTDDKKLASKGERGVFRNIKVFPLEENDKRFQDEPPTELLSKLSLTSEAKQTAKSQSTEKSISKSSKENRCESPRQEHEMMNLVKEEIQRLCGKQYQCAQEMGSLVTMQTCKLEVGH; encoded by the exons ATGGAAGGGTTCGTGGAGATTGAGGTTCATGAGTCTTGTTTGTGTTTGGAGGATGAGGTTGATGTTACGTATGAATTTGATGCTCCTATGTTTTTTGATTTTTCCAAACCGGAATCGTTTTTGGATGATTGTGAAGCGGAACAATGGTTTGAATTTGCAACAAGTTATCCACCTTCAC CATTTGTATCCAAGCTTAAATGGGGAAATGGTGGTGATATAGAAAATGAGAATGGATGTGTTGATCCTCAACAAGTTTCAACAATGGAAGATAATGATGGTAGAG GAGTTAAAAATTGCTATAAAAAATCACAAGATACTTTAGACGGTAAGGTAAAGACTCTAAACAGATCAAGTTCAGCAAAATCTAAAGTTTTTACATTTATGAAACCAACTGCAAGTCATTTGGCCAAGCTGAAGaaccctccagaagttcaaaCCTCTCAACATTTCAGAAG GAATCAGGAAAAAAGTTCTTCATCTATAGACTGTCCATTAACCAAAAGGCAGAAGCTTGAGGCCGGTTACTTGCGCAAG GCTGCACACTTGAAGCATCAAACTCTTCTTATACATAAGAAAAATAAAGCG GTTGATCGTGCCGATTTAAATTTAGCCTCTAAACCGAATGCTACTGTTCCTAGAGAACCTAATCTCCAAACAGCACTCAGAGCACAAAGACACAA GTCTAGAATTATTACTGAATCCGGTGAACATACAAAATCGGGTTTTCAGGTTCCTAAAGCGCGGTCCTTAACTAAAAAA GGTGGAGGTACTTTGAACACAAGTTCCATCTCAAATAGTGAAATCAG GACAAGCTCAAGACAGGAGAACTGCAGAATGATTAGCAAACTCCGAGCTAGCACCGATGATAAG AAACTCGCAAGTAAAGGAGAAAGAGGTGTTTTTCGGAATATCAAAGTATTTCCGTTG GAAGAAAACGACAAGAGATTTCAAGATGAACCACCAACAGAATTACTTAGCAAG CTTTCCCTAACTTCTGAAGCCAAACAAACTGCAAAATCACAATCAACGGAGAAATCAATTTCTAAG AGCTCGAAAGAGAATAGATGTGAATCGCCGCGCCAAGAGCACGAG ATGATGAATTtggtgaaagaagaaattcagagATTATGTGGCAAGCAGTATCAATGTGCTCAAGAAATGGGGTCCCTTGTGACAATGCAGACATGTAAGTTG GAAGTCGGACACTGA
- the LOC131653225 gene encoding uncharacterized protein LOC131653225, whose protein sequence is MTDFHHHQHRPHRISVPPRTTATSNPIPNSTFPYSSSTPTPTPSKSKHRLSSFSFNSKPNSKSNSKSISFIFLLLFSLRSLYSLFPFLRSSSPSFSLFPFSFLVSLLSFFLTLSFSLFSFSSSRDAFLKPKQQSVFGLFPSITNSQQRVLILKSVLLALVFLLRFSALRYCSTAAMIIAEFMGTVTARRFQRNRRNGWVEIRGFVLLFLGLFMLSFGWDRAECFPLSRIGVDNCVRVWQLLLPFMSGFLACYEQCVSVDSYGNFKQLDRKRVRLVTLFFTTIVLFVPAVMSYFVYEAGEDSVSFGNLAWPLANTVVFGVLLSENCYSGDDWMSFKDSKREFLVMFMCTLILELFYYPDISLWGLLICGLLLYVAVRDLDSFNSDDIMFGDDSSQFLTEMVMKPIRHILSERKSRKIALFLLINAGYMVVEFVAGFMSNSLGLISDACHMLFDCAALAIGLYASYISRLPANNHYNYGRGRFEVLSGYTNAVFLVLVGALIVVESFERILDPQEISTSSLLVVSIGGLVVNVIGLIFFHEEHHHAHGMSGSCSHSHPHSHSVLHNHDQHHHHESNREIISVSSNCQDNSCSGDLGHHNHSNHERKIEFLTDSHSIQSIKHHNNDHHDHNNHADHNHHAHTKKHDHHDHNHHADHHDHHTGHLDHNHHAGHLDHDHHAGHHDHNHHASHHDHSECHDHNLHDHDHHHHHNADHHSHDAPVPQKQSHRHIDHNMEGIFLHVLADTLGSVGVVISTLLIKYKGWLAADPVCSIFISVLIISSVIPLLRNSAEVLLQRIPRAHEHDLKDSLSNVLKIKGVYGIQKFHSWSFTNTDVVGTLHLHVSTDTDKISVRSQVSHLLHNAGIKDLTLQVECVR, encoded by the coding sequence ATGACCGATTTCCACCACCACCAACACCGCCCGCACCGTATCTCCGTCCCACCGCGCACCACCGCAACTTCAAACCCTATCCCTAATTCCACCTTCCCATATTCATCATCAACCCCAACCCCTACCCCTTCCAAATCCAAACACCGTCTCTCATCATTCTCCTTCAATTCCAAACCAAATTCCAAATCCAATTCCAAATCCATTTCCTTCATCTTTCTCCTTCTCTTCTCCCTTCGCTCTCTCTACTCCCTTTTCCCTTTCCTCCGTTCCTCTTCCCCTTCgttttctctcttccctttctcCTTCCTCGTTTCCCTTCTTTCCTTTTTTCTCACCCTCTCTTTCTCCCTCTTTTCCTTTTCATCTTCCAGAGACGCTTTTCTTAAACCCAAACAACAATCCGTCTTCGGTTTGTTTCCATCAATCACAAACTCTCAGCAGAGAGTTCTTATATTGAAATCGGTTCTACTAGCTTTGGTTTTCCTCCTAAGGTTTTCGGCTCTTCGATACTGCAGCACTGCGGCGATGATAATTGCGGAGTTTATGGGAACTGTGACTGCCCGACGGTTCCAGAGAAATCGGAGAAACGGTTGGGTTGAAATTCGGggttttgtgttgttgtttttgGGATTGTTTATGTTGTCATTTGGATGGGATAGGGCTGAGTGTTTTCCTTTGAGTAGAATTGGGGTTGATAATTGTGTTAGGGTTTGGCAATTGTTGCTTCCGTTTATGTCTGGGTTTTTAGCTTGTTATGAACAGTGTGTTTCTGTTGATAGTTATGGGAATTTTAAGCAATTGGATCGGAAACGGGTGAGGTTGGTGACGCTTTTTTTCACTACAATTGTGCTTTTTGTTCCTGCTGTGATGAGCTATTTTGTTTATGAAGCTGGTGAAGATAGTGTTTCTTTTGGGAATTTGGCTTGGCCTTTGGCGAATACTGTTGTTTTCGGCGTGCTTTTGAGTGAGAATTGTTATAGTGGTGATGATTGGATGAGTTTCAAAGACTCGAAAAGAGAGTTCTTGGTGATGTTTATGTGTACATTGATTTTGGAGCTCTTTTATTATCCTGATATTTCTCTTTGGGGTTTATTGATTTGTGGTTTGTTGCTGTATGTGGCTGTTAGAGATTTGGATTCTTTTAATTCTGATGATATTATGTTCGGAGATGACTCTTCGCAGTTTTTAACTGAAATGGTTATGAAGCCTATTAGACATATATTGAGCGAGAGGAAGTCGAGGAAAATTGcgctttttcttttgatcaatgCCGGGTATATGGTTGTGGAGTTTGTTGCCGGGTTTATGAGCAATAGTCTTGGGCTGATATCGGACGCGTGTCACATGTTGTTTGATTGTGCTGCTTTGGCAATTGGGTTGTATGCTTCGTATATATCTCGTTTGCCTGCAAATAACCACTATAACTATGGCCGGGGAAGGTTTGAGGTTCTATCCGGATATACTAATGCTGTTTTTCTGGTTCTTGTTGGAGCATTGATAGTTGTTGAGTCCTTTGAGAGGATTTTGGATCCTCAAGAGATTTCGACTAGTAGTTTGTTGGTTGTTTCTATAGGAGGACTTGTAGTTAATGTTATTGGGTTGATATTCTTTCATGAGGAGCACCATCATGCTCATGGAATGTCTGGATCATGCTCACATTCGCATCCACATTCGCACTCGGTGTTACATAACCACGACCAGCATCATCATCATGAAAGCAACCGAGAAATCATTTCGGTTTCCAGTAATTGCCAAGATAATTCGTGCTCTGGTGATCTTGGACATCACAATCACTCAAATCATGAGAGGAAAATTGAGTTTCTTACCGATAGTCACAGCATTCAGAGCATAAAGCATCACAACAATGACCACCATGATCATAATAACCATGCCGACCATAATCATCATGCCCATACCAAGAAGCATGATCACCATGATCATAATCACCATGCTGACCATCATGATCACCATACCGGCCACCTTGACCATAATCACCATGCCGGCCACCTTGACCATGATCACCATGCCGGCCATCATGACCATAATCACCACGCAAGCCACCATGACCATAGTGAGTGTCATGATCATAATCTCCATGACCatgatcatcatcaccatcataatGCTGACCACCATAGTCACGATGCGCCCGTTCCCCAAAAGCAAAGTCATCGCCACATCGATCACAATATGGAAGGGATATTCTTACATGTTCTTGCAGACACATTGGGAAGTGTTGGTGTTGTTATATCTACACTTTTAATTAAGTACAAAGGTTGGCTTGCTGCTGATCCAGTCTGCTCAATTTTCATCTCGGTCTTAATCATATCCTCTGTGATACCTTTACTCAGAAACTCGGCCGAAGTTTTGCTCCAAAGAATTCCTAGGGCCCATGAGCATGATCTGAAAGATTCCTTATCCAATGTTTTGAAGATAAAGGGAGTTTATGGCATTCAAAAGTTCCATTCATGGAGCTTCACAAACACAGATGTAGTAGGAACACTGCATCTACATGTGTCAACCGATACCGACAAAATATCGGTGAGGTCCCAGGTTTCGCATCTATTACACAATGCTGGGATAAAAGATTTAACATTGCAAGTAGAATGTGTTAGATAG
- the LOC131647634 gene encoding uncharacterized protein LOC131647634 isoform X3 → MEGFVEIEVHESCLCLEDEVDVTYEFDAPMFFDFSKPESFLDDCEAEQWFEFATSYPPSPFVSKLKWGNGGDIENENGCVDPQQVSTMEDNDGRGVKNCYKKSQDTLDGKVKTLNRSSSAKSKVFTFMKPTASHLAKLKNPPEVQTSQHFRSRNQEKSSSSIDCPLTKRQKLEAGYLRKAAHLKHQTLLIHKKNKAVDRADLNLASKPNATVPREPNLQTALRAQRHKSRIITESGEHTKSGFQVPKARSLTKKGGGTLNTSSISNSEIRTSSRQENCRMISKLRASTDDKKLASKGERGVFRNIKVFPLEENDKRFQDEPPTELLSKLSLTSEAKQTAKSQSTEKSISKSSKENRCESPRQEHEMMNLVKEEIQRLCGKQYQCAQEMGSLVTMQT, encoded by the exons ATGGAAGGGTTCGTGGAGATTGAGGTTCATGAGTCTTGTTTGTGTTTGGAGGATGAGGTTGATGTTACGTATGAATTTGATGCTCCTATGTTTTTTGATTTTTCCAAACCGGAATCGTTTTTGGATGATTGTGAAGCGGAACAATGGTTTGAATTTGCAACAAGTTATCCACCTTCAC CATTTGTATCCAAGCTTAAATGGGGAAATGGTGGTGATATAGAAAATGAGAATGGATGTGTTGATCCTCAACAAGTTTCAACAATGGAAGATAATGATGGTAGAG GAGTTAAAAATTGCTATAAAAAATCACAAGATACTTTAGACGGTAAGGTAAAGACTCTAAACAGATCAAGTTCAGCAAAATCTAAAGTTTTTACATTTATGAAACCAACTGCAAGTCATTTGGCCAAGCTGAAGaaccctccagaagttcaaaCCTCTCAACATTTCAGAAG TAGGAATCAGGAAAAAAGTTCTTCATCTATAGACTGTCCATTAACCAAAAGGCAGAAGCTTGAGGCCGGTTACTTGCGCAAG GCTGCACACTTGAAGCATCAAACTCTTCTTATACATAAGAAAAATAAAGCG GTTGATCGTGCCGATTTAAATTTAGCCTCTAAACCGAATGCTACTGTTCCTAGAGAACCTAATCTCCAAACAGCACTCAGAGCACAAAGACACAA GTCTAGAATTATTACTGAATCCGGTGAACATACAAAATCGGGTTTTCAGGTTCCTAAAGCGCGGTCCTTAACTAAAAAA GGTGGAGGTACTTTGAACACAAGTTCCATCTCAAATAGTGAAATCAG GACAAGCTCAAGACAGGAGAACTGCAGAATGATTAGCAAACTCCGAGCTAGCACCGATGATAAG AAACTCGCAAGTAAAGGAGAAAGAGGTGTTTTTCGGAATATCAAAGTATTTCCGTTG GAAGAAAACGACAAGAGATTTCAAGATGAACCACCAACAGAATTACTTAGCAAG CTTTCCCTAACTTCTGAAGCCAAACAAACTGCAAAATCACAATCAACGGAGAAATCAATTTCTAAG AGCTCGAAAGAGAATAGATGTGAATCGCCGCGCCAAGAGCACGAG ATGATGAATTtggtgaaagaagaaattcagagATTATGTGGCAAGCAGTATCAATGTGCTCAAGAAATGGGGTCCCTTGTGACAATGCAGACAT GA